In one window of Paracoccus saliphilus DNA:
- a CDS encoding ABC transporter substrate-binding protein has protein sequence MTHSRNIIALLAATTCLAGPAMAQDDDTLKIGLILTLSGPGAVLGEMSRDGFQLAAEEIGDIGGMKTEIVIADAEQKPDIAANKARELVERDEVDIVVGPIFSNILGAIHKPVTDSGAILISPNAGPSVYAGAECNPNFFATSYQNDQMHEVMGAHAQEEGYQNVFLLAPNYQAGKDSLAGFKHSYDGEIAGEIYTQLGQLDYSAELAQIAAMQPDAVFAFMPGGMGVNLVKQYRQAGLETIPFLSAFTVDESTLPAQQDAALGFFGGSNWAPDLDTPENKAFVEAYEAKFDQVPASYAMAGYDTAYLIDAALREAGGVADKDALIAALESAPFTSVRGDFSFGPNHFPVQDFYLTEVVKREDGKFATSVVKKIFDDYQDNYVADCQMN, from the coding sequence GCCCTGCTTGCCGCGACTACCTGTCTTGCAGGTCCGGCCATGGCGCAGGATGACGATACGTTGAAAATCGGATTGATCCTGACCCTGTCCGGCCCCGGCGCGGTTCTAGGGGAAATGTCCCGCGACGGATTCCAGCTTGCAGCCGAGGAGATTGGCGATATCGGCGGCATGAAGACCGAGATCGTCATCGCCGACGCCGAGCAAAAACCGGATATCGCCGCCAACAAGGCGCGCGAACTGGTCGAGCGCGACGAGGTCGATATCGTGGTCGGGCCGATCTTTTCCAATATCCTTGGCGCGATTCACAAGCCGGTGACCGATTCCGGCGCGATCCTGATCAGCCCCAATGCCGGGCCTTCGGTCTATGCCGGGGCAGAGTGCAATCCGAATTTCTTCGCGACTTCGTATCAGAACGACCAGATGCACGAGGTCATGGGCGCCCATGCGCAGGAAGAGGGCTACCAGAACGTCTTCCTGCTGGCACCGAATTACCAGGCGGGCAAGGACAGCCTCGCCGGGTTCAAGCATAGCTATGATGGCGAGATCGCGGGCGAGATTTATACCCAGCTTGGCCAGTTGGATTATTCGGCCGAACTGGCTCAGATCGCTGCCATGCAGCCGGACGCCGTCTTCGCCTTCATGCCCGGCGGGATGGGGGTGAACCTCGTCAAGCAATACCGTCAGGCGGGACTCGAGACGATCCCCTTCCTTTCGGCCTTCACGGTGGATGAATCGACCCTGCCGGCCCAACAGGACGCGGCACTTGGGTTCTTTGGCGGATCGAACTGGGCCCCGGATTTGGACACCCCGGAAAACAAGGCGTTTGTCGAGGCTTACGAGGCAAAGTTCGACCAAGTTCCAGCCAGCTACGCAATGGCGGGATATGACACCGCCTATCTGATCGACGCGGCTCTGCGCGAGGCGGGCGGCGTGGCCGACAAGGATGCACTGATCGCGGCGCTGGAATCGGCCCCCTTCACGTCCGTTCGTGGCGATTTCAGCTTTGGGCCGAACCACTTTCCGGTGCAGGATTTCTACCTGACCGAAGTCGTCAAGCGCGAGGACGGCAAATTCGCCACCTCGGTCGTCAAGAAGATCTTCGACGACTACCAGGACAACTACGTCGCCGATTGTCAGATGAACTGA